Proteins encoded together in one Streptomyces umbrinus window:
- a CDS encoding glycoside hydrolase family 26 protein — protein sequence MSFSVRRVRASRPVRALAATLIAGALLAGCSTFSEEGRDQYERGQGEKPGAEGTGEASESAKPEPPYDVRPLLDPRKKYLGVAADGAPAKMKAVEDFAKRAGKKPNLIEFYSAWGDQYEQELVKNSWDYGSVAFIAWEPFETSMKDIASGKEDAYIREYAKSVKELNLPVAISFAHEMNGFWYPWGTKKTSAADFTAAYKHIHDLFDDEGATQVIWVWSPNVTHPMPKVKLKPYWPGDDYVDWVGVIGYYAATGPNTYQTLYGPTMTQIRGFTKKPFIIAETAAQAGERKPADIKSLFQGTAERDDVIGFVWFNFDKETDWRINSGPLSEKTFKQQAANSSFGFDVTKP from the coding sequence ATGAGTTTTTCCGTACGCCGAGTGCGGGCATCACGTCCCGTGCGGGCGCTCGCCGCCACGCTCATCGCCGGTGCGCTGCTGGCCGGGTGCAGCACGTTCTCCGAGGAGGGCCGCGACCAGTACGAGCGCGGACAGGGCGAGAAGCCGGGTGCCGAGGGCACCGGTGAGGCCAGTGAGTCCGCGAAGCCGGAGCCGCCGTACGACGTGCGGCCGCTGCTGGACCCGAGGAAGAAGTACCTGGGCGTGGCCGCCGACGGCGCTCCCGCCAAGATGAAGGCCGTCGAGGACTTCGCGAAGCGCGCCGGCAAGAAGCCCAACCTGATCGAGTTCTACTCCGCCTGGGGCGACCAGTACGAGCAGGAGCTCGTGAAGAACTCCTGGGACTACGGTTCCGTGGCGTTCATCGCCTGGGAGCCCTTCGAGACCAGCATGAAGGACATTGCCTCCGGCAAGGAGGACGCGTACATCCGTGAGTACGCGAAGTCCGTCAAGGAGCTGAACCTGCCCGTCGCGATCAGCTTCGCGCACGAGATGAACGGCTTCTGGTACCCGTGGGGCACCAAGAAGACCAGTGCCGCCGACTTCACCGCCGCGTACAAGCACATCCACGACCTCTTCGACGACGAGGGCGCCACCCAGGTCATCTGGGTGTGGAGCCCGAACGTCACGCACCCGATGCCGAAGGTGAAGCTCAAGCCGTACTGGCCGGGCGACGACTACGTCGACTGGGTCGGTGTCATCGGCTACTACGCGGCCACCGGCCCCAACACGTACCAGACGCTGTACGGGCCGACGATGACGCAGATCCGCGGCTTCACGAAGAAACCGTTCATCATCGCGGAGACGGCCGCGCAGGCCGGTGAGCGCAAGCCCGCCGACATCAAGTCCCTCTTCCAGGGGACGGCGGAGCGCGACGACGTCATCGGGTTCGTCTGGTTCAACTTCGACAAGGAGACGGACTGGCGCATCAACAGCGGTCCGCTGTCGGAGAAGACCTTCAAGCAGCAGGCGGCGAACTCGAGCTTCGGATTCGATGTGACGAAGCCATGA
- a CDS encoding polyprenol monophosphomannose synthase produces the protein MSYDVGADVAVTVVMPTYNEAANLPRMAEAVLQLPLNGLHLKVVDDSSPDGTGRIAEELAEKYNWDGRRRMSVLHRTEKDGLGRAYVAGMSAAVDEGAQYVVQMDADGSHPVEAVPRMLGTAVASGVGLVIGSRYVEGGQLDDDWGAHRVLLSRFANRYARTVLGTKIRDITAGFNLWSAQTLRDVDLHSLDSAGYSFQVELKFKAVRAGHAAVEIPIRFEERTEGVSKMTLRTQLESAVVPVKLRLKHK, from the coding sequence ATGTCGTACGACGTGGGGGCGGACGTGGCTGTCACCGTGGTGATGCCTACGTACAACGAAGCTGCCAATCTGCCGAGAATGGCCGAGGCTGTGCTTCAACTGCCGCTGAACGGGCTCCACTTGAAGGTAGTGGACGACTCTAGTCCGGATGGTACAGGACGGATCGCGGAGGAGCTGGCGGAGAAGTACAACTGGGACGGGCGGCGCCGGATGAGCGTGCTGCACCGCACCGAGAAGGACGGCCTGGGGCGTGCGTACGTCGCGGGCATGAGCGCCGCCGTCGACGAGGGCGCGCAGTACGTCGTGCAGATGGACGCCGACGGCAGCCACCCCGTGGAAGCGGTCCCACGCATGCTCGGCACCGCCGTGGCCTCGGGCGTCGGTCTGGTCATCGGCAGCCGGTACGTCGAGGGCGGCCAGCTCGACGACGACTGGGGCGCGCACCGCGTGCTGCTGTCCCGCTTCGCCAACCGCTACGCGCGTACGGTGCTCGGCACGAAGATCCGCGACATCACGGCGGGCTTCAACCTGTGGTCGGCCCAGACCCTGCGCGACGTCGACCTGCACTCCCTGGACAGCGCCGGTTACAGCTTCCAGGTCGAGCTCAAGTTCAAGGCCGTACGCGCCGGTCACGCCGCCGTCGAGATCCCGATCCGCTTCGAGGAGCGGACCGAGGGCGTCTCGAAGATGACCCTGCGTACGCAGCTGGAGTCGGCCGTGGTGCCGGTGAAACTGCGGCTCAAGCACAAGTAG
- a CDS encoding ArnT family glycosyltransferase yields the protein MSDRRTPTWADDSELHDEYGYGQQQGQAQGHQQGQQQQGQQQYADNGYPQQNGQYQQNGQQQQHQQQQQYGDGNQQQYAPTDEDQRRYAQQESLRQYAQQAQTRPRVQPTYPPYQEQAGAYQGGYVSETGTWRFDVKDLRSSYTDQQAYDTYAPYDPYASYTAEPEAVAEPVAPEPEKPGYTLPPVQESAWAVDTRRSRLLGRGVLLCVLLVQAGLSLRLSGTAFQDEALYIASGHYELANLLHGTKLPVDFAAYFSGHPKLYPVVAAVVDSQFGLTGVRLLSLLFMLGATGLLYSLTRRLFNLRAGLGAAALFSVLQSTMVLGNFATYDAAAVFLLALSAWAVVRTDRMNAVAVLLAAPPAALAFGVKYASGMYLPTIVVLAVITAHRHRGIRALGRGVVLGAGTVALLGIGYYLSGPLGGISSTTTDRAKGTDTAATMLTHSAEWGGLVFLAALGGSIAYVLRARMGEMPWLGGETSGRWRRVALGLLLTGTALLAPAYQIHLQTEISLYKHVGFGLLFAAPMAGLGMARLVGPHFRHPQLGILLYVLTLVFGMVQAQRAFSFPDSTQMTTYLRTVVDKKGTYLAEEQEVPAYYLRDKTNWTQWQNSYFMDYRGKDGKQYTGPDAFRQAVRDGKFDAIVMHGSVSPATYEAVKEGLKNNSHYRLAAVFPFTTSSGENAYRIWVKR from the coding sequence ATGAGCGACCGACGCACGCCCACCTGGGCGGACGACTCCGAGTTGCACGACGAGTACGGGTACGGGCAGCAGCAGGGCCAGGCGCAGGGGCATCAGCAGGGGCAACAACAGCAGGGTCAGCAGCAGTACGCCGACAACGGGTACCCGCAGCAGAACGGGCAGTACCAGCAGAACGGGCAGCAACAACAGCACCAGCAACAACAGCAGTACGGCGACGGAAACCAGCAGCAGTACGCCCCGACCGACGAGGACCAGCGGCGGTACGCGCAGCAGGAGAGCCTGCGGCAGTACGCGCAGCAGGCCCAGACCCGGCCCCGGGTACAGCCGACCTACCCTCCGTACCAGGAGCAGGCCGGGGCCTATCAGGGCGGCTATGTCAGCGAGACCGGCACCTGGCGCTTCGACGTCAAGGACCTGCGATCCTCGTACACGGACCAGCAGGCGTACGACACGTACGCGCCGTACGACCCCTATGCCTCGTACACGGCGGAGCCGGAGGCGGTCGCCGAGCCCGTGGCGCCGGAGCCGGAGAAGCCCGGGTACACGCTGCCGCCGGTGCAGGAGTCGGCCTGGGCGGTGGACACGCGGCGCAGCAGGCTGCTGGGGCGCGGGGTGCTGCTGTGCGTCCTGCTCGTGCAGGCAGGGCTGTCCCTGCGGCTCAGCGGAACGGCCTTCCAGGACGAGGCGCTCTACATCGCGTCGGGCCACTACGAACTGGCCAACCTGCTGCACGGCACCAAGCTGCCGGTGGACTTCGCGGCCTACTTCTCCGGGCACCCCAAGCTGTACCCGGTGGTCGCGGCCGTTGTGGACAGCCAGTTCGGCCTGACCGGCGTACGCCTGCTCAGTCTGCTGTTCATGCTGGGCGCCACCGGGCTGCTCTACTCGCTCACCCGGCGCCTGTTCAACCTGCGGGCAGGGCTCGGGGCCGCCGCGCTGTTCTCGGTGCTCCAGTCGACGATGGTGCTCGGCAACTTCGCCACGTACGATGCCGCCGCCGTGTTCCTGCTCGCGCTGTCCGCCTGGGCGGTGGTGCGCACCGACCGGATGAACGCCGTGGCCGTGCTGCTCGCAGCGCCGCCGGCGGCACTGGCCTTCGGTGTGAAGTACGCGTCCGGTATGTATCTGCCGACCATTGTGGTTCTCGCGGTGATCACCGCGCACAGGCATCGCGGCATCCGTGCGCTCGGCCGCGGGGTGGTGCTGGGCGCGGGAACCGTGGCCCTGCTGGGGATCGGCTACTACCTCTCCGGTCCGCTGGGCGGCATCAGCTCCACGACCACCGACCGTGCGAAGGGCACAGACACCGCGGCGACGATGCTCACGCACAGCGCGGAGTGGGGTGGGCTGGTCTTCCTGGCCGCACTTGGCGGTTCGATCGCGTACGTGCTCCGCGCACGGATGGGCGAGATGCCGTGGCTCGGCGGCGAGACCTCGGGGCGCTGGCGGCGCGTTGCGCTCGGCCTGCTGCTGACGGGGACCGCGCTGCTCGCCCCCGCGTACCAGATCCACCTCCAGACCGAGATCTCGCTCTACAAGCACGTCGGCTTCGGGTTGCTCTTCGCCGCGCCGATGGCCGGCCTCGGAATGGCCCGCCTGGTCGGTCCGCACTTCCGGCATCCGCAGCTCGGGATCCTGCTGTACGTCCTGACGCTGGTGTTCGGCATGGTGCAGGCCCAGCGGGCGTTCAGCTTCCCGGACTCCACGCAGATGACCACGTATCTGCGCACGGTCGTCGACAAGAAGGGCACCTACCTCGCCGAGGAACAGGAGGTCCCCGCCTACTACCTGCGGGACAAGACCAACTGGACCCAGTGGCAGAACTCCTACTTCATGGACTACCGCGGCAAGGACGGCAAGCAGTACACCGGCCCCGACGCCTTCCGGCAGGCAGTCCGCGACGGAAAGTTCGACGCGATCGTGATGCACGGCTCGGTCAGCCCGGCGACGTACGAGGCGGTCAAGGAGGGGTTGAAGAACAACTCCCACTACCGGCTGGCGGCCGTGTTCCCGTTCACCACGAGCAGCGGAGAGAACGCCTACCGGATTTGGGTGAAGCGATGA
- a CDS encoding glycosyltransferase family 39 protein, with translation MSLNASAPYGGGYPDAQGGHDPYAGQGAYAGQGTYADGQGGYAGPGQGTYADPAQDAYAAPGQYADPGQYTDQGAYTAPGQQQAQTAEPVAPAPVDPEPTADEPGEDEPEDTKGSRLATAVTFLLPTVLAFAMIWRGIGDRQLWRDEHATWWAATLSFHDLSLLIRSIDVVFTPYYVLMHAWIAVAGDSPTAMRIPGAVAMAASAGLLALLGRRMFTTQAGILAGLALAVVPFTTRYGQEIRPYAFAVAAVLLSTLLLARALDKPSFKVWVAYTLSVPLIGWSHLASLAVLGAHLVMILIARRAGDKIVGWAYAAACTLGMCFVIPMAVSGSGQSGQIAWNNPVLKDLIEFPKNLFGAWAVAVPVMALGTLGLFFAGRRALPLAVWIVLPPVATYATAAQLHLFLPRYLLFTAPAWVLLAAVAVVRIAGPVAGAKAGTGAVARRGFGWVLVAAAVAGIAFQSLPGIRETRQNALGEPDYRGAAQLIEAGQKKGDGIVFSGVQSERRAMDYELRNDAGRPRDWLMYRTPQELGSFGAIECPQAAKCLAKADRLWLVSTTLDGQPFSGMPKTTSTAIQKSFKVVKTKKLKYLQLVLLERTRAATDDSSEEKDDAAKRKVHT, from the coding sequence ATGAGTCTCAATGCCTCCGCTCCGTACGGTGGCGGCTATCCCGACGCCCAGGGGGGTCATGATCCGTACGCGGGTCAGGGCGCCTACGCAGGGCAGGGAACCTATGCCGACGGCCAGGGCGGCTACGCCGGTCCTGGTCAGGGCACCTATGCCGACCCGGCGCAGGACGCGTACGCGGCCCCCGGCCAGTACGCCGACCCCGGTCAGTACACCGATCAGGGTGCCTACACCGCGCCCGGGCAGCAGCAGGCGCAGACCGCCGAGCCCGTCGCGCCGGCGCCGGTCGACCCGGAGCCGACCGCGGACGAGCCCGGGGAGGACGAGCCCGAGGATACGAAGGGCAGTCGGCTCGCCACTGCCGTGACGTTTCTGCTGCCCACGGTGCTCGCCTTCGCCATGATCTGGCGCGGGATCGGCGACCGGCAGCTGTGGCGGGACGAGCACGCCACCTGGTGGGCGGCCACGCTGTCGTTCCACGACCTGAGCCTGCTGATCCGCTCGATCGACGTCGTGTTCACGCCGTACTACGTGCTGATGCACGCCTGGATCGCCGTCGCCGGGGACTCCCCGACGGCGATGCGCATCCCCGGCGCGGTGGCCATGGCGGCGTCGGCAGGTCTGCTCGCCCTGCTCGGACGGCGGATGTTCACCACGCAGGCGGGCATCCTCGCGGGACTGGCTCTTGCCGTCGTCCCGTTCACCACGCGGTACGGGCAGGAGATCCGGCCGTACGCCTTCGCGGTGGCCGCGGTCCTGCTGTCGACGCTGCTGCTCGCCAGGGCACTGGACAAGCCGTCGTTCAAGGTGTGGGTCGCCTACACGCTGTCGGTGCCGCTGATCGGCTGGAGCCATCTGGCCTCGCTCGCGGTGCTCGGCGCGCATCTGGTGATGATCCTGATCGCACGGCGCGCGGGCGACAAGATCGTGGGCTGGGCCTATGCCGCGGCCTGCACCCTGGGCATGTGCTTCGTCATCCCCATGGCCGTGTCGGGCTCGGGGCAGAGCGGACAGATCGCCTGGAACAACCCGGTGCTGAAGGACCTGATCGAGTTCCCCAAGAACCTGTTCGGGGCCTGGGCGGTGGCCGTACCGGTCATGGCACTCGGCACGCTCGGGCTGTTCTTCGCGGGCCGGCGTGCGCTTCCGCTCGCTGTCTGGATCGTGCTGCCGCCGGTGGCGACCTACGCCACCGCCGCTCAGCTGCACCTCTTCCTGCCGCGCTATCTGCTGTTCACGGCGCCCGCCTGGGTGCTGCTCGCGGCCGTGGCCGTGGTCCGGATAGCGGGGCCCGTGGCCGGTGCGAAGGCCGGTACGGGGGCGGTGGCACGGCGCGGTTTCGGCTGGGTGCTCGTGGCGGCCGCGGTCGCCGGGATCGCCTTCCAGTCGCTGCCGGGCATCCGTGAGACCAGGCAGAACGCCTTGGGCGAACCGGACTACCGGGGCGCCGCCCAGCTCATCGAGGCCGGGCAGAAGAAGGGCGACGGCATCGTCTTCAGCGGTGTGCAGTCCGAGCGCCGGGCCATGGACTACGAACTGCGCAACGACGCCGGCCGTCCGCGCGACTGGCTGATGTACCGCACTCCGCAGGAGCTGGGCTCGTTCGGCGCGATCGAATGCCCGCAGGCTGCGAAGTGCCTGGCGAAGGCCGACAGGCTCTGGCTCGTGTCGACGACTCTCGACGGACAGCCGTTCAGCGGCATGCCGAAGACAACGTCGACAGCGATCCAGAAGAGCTTCAAGGTCGTCAAGACCAAGAAGCTCAAATACCTCCAGCTCGTGCTCCTCGAAAGGACACGCGCGGCGACGGACGACTCGTCCGAGGAAAAGGACGACGCCGCCAAGCGCAAGGTGCATACCTGA